Part of the Methylocystis rosea genome is shown below.
GGTCGCGAATGAAGAGGCGCTCAGGCGTCACGAGGTCGGTTTCCTCTTCCCTATCGCTGAGGCATGAAAGCCCGCGAAAGGTTCGTAGCCGCCATTAGCGCTGCAGGCTTGGAACGCACGGTGGCGCACTCGATTTCACATCATGCCCATCGGTAGGTCCATGGGACCGAAGACAATGCTAACCGCGATCCTCTTTTCATCTATATTGAGCACATTGTCACATTATATAGCTTGTTGAGCTAAGCAAGCGTCTGCCGCGCCACTCTGCGCTGAAGAAGCGCCAATCGAGCACATCCCACCGCATGGGGTGTAGACACCACACTTATCATGACGGCGATTCTCGGCGGCACGAGGTTATGCTGCCGAATAAGCGTCGACCGTCGAGATCATAGCGGTGCAGTCCAGTTACAAGGGCCACTTTTTCTACTTCCGCTCGCCGGATCGGGTGAAGTTTGACTGATCGCCAGCGCCCCGTGTGGACCGGATGGCCGGTTCGACACAAGCTAGAGAGCACAGTCATGAAAGCCATCGATAAGCCAGGCTGCCGTGAGTGGGCGCGTAGCCCTCGATTGTCCAGGAACCCGATCGTCGCTGCCGGCATTCATTAAGCCCCTTTTGTATGATAGCGAGATTGGGCCGCTGAAACTGGAGCAGGTTTTCAAAACGGGATGGGGCGAACGACATGCGGAGAACATCGATACGCGATCACGCCTGGCTCTACCCGATACTATCCTTGGTGCTCGCCGTCGGCATTCTGCTCGCTTTCGGACTCACCTGGTGGCATGCATTGGCCGTTACGGCGCTGCTTGGATGTCCGCTCGTCGTGTTGTGGGGCCTGATTTTCAGTTGGTCCCAACCCGAGCCCGGAAGTGAGCTAGCGCCGGAGACCGATGGCGTGACCATCGAGTGGATTGCGCCCTTTTACGACCGTTTGTGCACGTTGCTCGGGTTGGGCCGCGCCTTCCGGAGGCAAATTCTCGAGGTGGCTGCCCTAAAGGCGGGCGAGCGCGTCCTCGATGCCGGTTGCGGAACCGGCGTATGGACCCGTCTTGCCGCCGAGGCGGTCGGCTCTTCGGGTCAAGTCATCGGCTTCGACCCTGGTCCGACGATGATCGCGATCGCTCGCCGTAATGCCGCCCGGGAGGGAAGCCGGGCGACCTTCGAGTTGGCCGCTGTCGAGGAGCTTCCTTTCGAGGACGCCAGCTTCGACGCGGCGCTATTGAGCTTAGTCCTCCATCACCTGCCGGCCGAAGTGAAGCGAAGCGGTCTCAAGGAAATCGGCCGTGTCCTTCGGCCGGGCGGGCGGTTGATCGTGGTTGACTTAGACCAATCTAACAGCGTGCTGTCGCGGATCGTTTTGTGGCCGCTGTCGCATATAGGGAGCTCGGCTGACACCTTCGATGGAAAGATACCGATCTATCTGCGCGAGGCTGGGTTAAAACCCGTCACCGTCGAGGGGCAGTGGCGAAAGTCGTTGACCTTTTGGCGGGCAATGAAGCCTCTGTCGTCCATCGCCTCCGTGGAAACGCCTTTCAAGTGAACTGACCGAGATCGACTCGTCGAAGACACCGCTTGCACGAAGGGAGTGAATGGCAAGCGCCGCCTGATCTGAAAATGCATTTTTCGCGGACGACTAGCGAGTTTTAGCCGAAGCTCCTCCGGCAAGGCCGCAGCTAGGTGCTCCAGCGCGCCGATGACGACGTCAAGGTCCGGCGTGCCCAAATTGACGCCCACCCTCGCGCAAATTCGCGTTCTTGCCTCGGCGTCGACGAGCGCCGGTAAGAAAAAATCGGAAATTTGGGGAAATTAGTGACCGCTCTTTTTTTGCGGCCAAACGGCCCGTGATGTCGGCATTGAAGTCAGACGCGAATCGGGAGCGAATTTCAACGTGGGCGGTCTACGTCGTAACATCGAAGGAGTTCCGGCATGGCAGAGAACTACGCCCAAGAGGGCGATGCCATCATCGTCCCGTCTCCCGCTGGCGGTGTCAAACGCGGCGAGTTCGTTCTTGTGGGCAAGCTCGGGGGCGTCGCGGTGCACGCGGCTGACGAGGGCGAGGAAGTCGAAATCGCGCTCGAAGGTTGCTTCGATTTCCCAAAGACGAGCGACGCTCTCTCACTTGGCGCTCCCGCTTATTGGGACGCGGGCGCGAAGAAAATCACTGCGACAGCGCAAGGCAACACCCGGATCGGCGTAGCGATTGGTGCCGCTTCGAGCGAATCAGAGGAAGTGCGCGTCCGTCTCGACGGTCATATCTCGTAAATCACAGTATGCCTTGCGGTAGCTCCCGGCGCGATCCGCGCCTCGAACACTCGAAGCGACGCGGGGCGCAAAGGGAACTGAGCATTCCGGCGCGCCGAAGGTGTAAACTCGTGCACTACCAATTCAGATTTAACCGAAAAGCGCCGCTACCGGCGACGGCTTCCGCAGTCGATCAGACAATTCGGCGACCATTCTGTCGAACGTCTCAATCAGATTGTCGCTGGACGAGCTTTCTCGATCGAAGCTTGACCTCGACCAAAAACGACGAACGGCCGCCGCGACATCTTTATGCAGTACGAGCTTGTTTTTGTCACAACGGAAATGGGTTCGACAAATGCGCCAAAGGACAACAGCAGGAAGCAAAGATGCAAGCGCAATTCATTGTTTCTTTTGCTGCGCGCTCCACGGCCTCGAAATTTATGCGACTGGTGCATAACGTTTATGAGGTGGATGCCGCGGCGCAATAGTCGGTCACGGAGCGGCGGCGTAAAACCTGGCCACTTTTGAGCTTCCCGCTTTCGCCATGACATTGGCCCGGCGGATCTCGATGATCAGACCCTGACGCTTAGTTCATGCGCGATGGCGATCTGCTAACGATGTTCTGCGGATGGCCCTCGAGGAAGGCGCGGATATTTGCGACCGTGGTCTCGACTATTCGGCCTACGGCTTCCCTTGTATTGAAAGCGCTATGCGGAGTGACGATTACATTTGGCATCCGAAGCAGTACATGATCCGCCACGAGATCGCGCAGGTCGTGCTGATTGCAGAAGATCGAACAGATAAGTTCGGCCTCCTCGCGGATCAAAGGCTCGTCGGGCAAGACGTCGAGTCCGGCGCCAGCCACCTTGCCCGAGCGGAGCGCTTGGATCAGCGCAAGAGAATCGATCAGGCTTCCGCGCGCCGTGTTGACGATGATGACGCCGTTCTTCATCCGCGCGAACGTTTGGGCCGAGAGCAGATGATAAGTCGCGGGTGTCGCCGGAGCGTGGAACGTGATCACGTCCGAGTGCGTGAGCAGCTCATCAAAGGTCGCGTAGCGGAATCCGAGATGTTCGGCGAGCTGCGAATCGGTCGTCACGTCGTAAGCGAGCACGTTCATTCCGAATCCTTTGGCGATGCGGATCACGTGGCGGCCAATGCTTCCTGCGCCAACGATGCCGATCGTCTTGCTCGCGAGATCGAAGCCTTGCAGGCCTTCAGGCGAGAATCGGCCGGAACGCGCGCGTTCCACGGCCTCTAAGAGGCGATGGCTGAGAGCAAGCAGCAGCGCGAAAACGTGCTCGGCAACCGTGTTTTCGCCGTAACTTGGGACGTTGCAGACCGTGATTCCACGCTCCGCGCAATAGGCCATGTCAATGTGATCGTATCCGGTCGATCGAGTCGAGATCAGCTTCAGGGATGGGAGCTGTTCGAGGATCCCGCGGCTGAGCTCCGAATAGATGAATGTTGAAATCAATTCTGCATCCAAGAAGCCATGCACATTGGCGGCGCCGAGCGGCTCCGCGACGAGCCGCAGTTCAGCGGCGGAGGCCAAGCTACTGAATGCTGCTCGTTCGCGCGATTCGGCTTCGAAGATCACGATTTTCATGTTCCGCCCCCTTTATCGTGACAGCTGAGAGACGCGGCGATTGAGATCGTCTCGCGAACCGCGAAAAACCCCGGCTTCACTTTCGTCGCCTTGTCGACATTCGCGCGTCAACGCTCCGTCAGTTCATTGACAGGGCCAATAGGATTCAGCCTTCGGTCCATAACGCCTAACTGATCTTCATCTCTAACTCTGCGTCCTCCGCCGCCGCCACGTGGCGCTTCACCGCAATAAAACTGTCCGGCGTGACCGACATGGAGTCGATTCCACATGCGACGAGAAACTCGGCGAACTCGGGATGGTCGCTGGGCGCTTGTCCGCATAGCCCGACCTTTGCGCCGGCCTTGCGGGCTTCGACAATGACCGTTTGAATCATCCATTTCACCGCCTCATCCTGCTCGTCGAAGAGATTTGCCAAATCTGTCGAATCGCGGTCGACGCCGAGCGTGAGTTGGGTCAGGTCGTTGCTGCCGATCGAGAAGCCGTCAAAACGCTCGGCGAAGGCTTTCGCCAAGATCACGTTGGAAGGGATTTCGCACATCACATAGACCTGAAGGCCGTCGTCGCCACGCTTCAAACCATTGGCCGCCATGACCTCGAGGACGCGGTCGGCTTCCTTCGTTGAACGGCAGAAGGGAATCATCACGACGACATTCTTGAATCCCATCTGCTCCCGCACGCGGCGGATGGCGCGGCATTCGAGCGCGAACCCCTCACGGTAGCGCGGAGAATAATAGCGGGAGGCGCCGCGAAAGCCGAGCATCGGATTTTCTTCCTTAGGCTCGAACTCGCCGCCGCCGATCAGATTGGCGTATTCGTTGGTTTTGAGGTC
Proteins encoded:
- a CDS encoding class I SAM-dependent methyltransferase, which gives rise to MRRTSIRDHAWLYPILSLVLAVGILLAFGLTWWHALAVTALLGCPLVVLWGLIFSWSQPEPGSELAPETDGVTIEWIAPFYDRLCTLLGLGRAFRRQILEVAALKAGERVLDAGCGTGVWTRLAAEAVGSSGQVIGFDPGPTMIAIARRNAAREGSRATFELAAVEELPFEDASFDAALLSLVLHHLPAEVKRSGLKEIGRVLRPGGRLIVVDLDQSNSVLSRIVLWPLSHIGSSADTFDGKIPIYLREAGLKPVTVEGQWRKSLTFWRAMKPLSSIASVETPFK
- a CDS encoding DUF2190 family protein: MAENYAQEGDAIIVPSPAGGVKRGEFVLVGKLGGVAVHAADEGEEVEIALEGCFDFPKTSDALSLGAPAYWDAGAKKITATAQGNTRIGVAIGAASSESEEVRVRLDGHIS
- a CDS encoding hydroxyacid dehydrogenase, producing the protein MKIVIFEAESRERAAFSSLASAAELRLVAEPLGAANVHGFLDAELISTFIYSELSRGILEQLPSLKLISTRSTGYDHIDMAYCAERGITVCNVPSYGENTVAEHVFALLLALSHRLLEAVERARSGRFSPEGLQGFDLASKTIGIVGAGSIGRHVIRIAKGFGMNVLAYDVTTDSQLAEHLGFRYATFDELLTHSDVITFHAPATPATYHLLSAQTFARMKNGVIIVNTARGSLIDSLALIQALRSGKVAGAGLDVLPDEPLIREEAELICSIFCNQHDLRDLVADHVLLRMPNVIVTPHSAFNTREAVGRIVETTVANIRAFLEGHPQNIVSRSPSRMN